From Halosolutus amylolyticus, a single genomic window includes:
- a CDS encoding SelT/SelW/SelH family protein produces the protein MTTVEIEYCVPCGFLNRAEEVQHALLTSFGEELDAVTLETGDQGVFIVRADDDVVFDKHRDEYDVDEIVRTVREQL, from the coding sequence ATGACGACCGTCGAAATCGAGTACTGCGTCCCGTGTGGCTTCCTGAACCGGGCGGAGGAAGTCCAGCACGCCCTCCTGACGTCGTTCGGTGAGGAACTCGACGCCGTCACGCTCGAGACGGGCGATCAGGGCGTCTTCATCGTCAGGGCCGACGACGACGTCGTCTTCGACAAGCACCGAGACGAGTACGACGTCGACGAGATCGTCCGTACCGTCAGGGAACAGCTCTAG
- a CDS encoding molybdopterin-dependent oxidoreductase, with translation MHTSPSRSDVVFAILAGITGVASSFAFTGYTRRFVVAPIDALVVRATPGAIVAWMIQNVGEEAHLLHVALSFAIAIGLLAGAALIGLLTARWLDRPIVGVGFAGVLAWGTTAALTTDPLVAVAAAVPVAAFSGIGIGSRTADRFDPSRRQVLVSGAGVLAFVGLSAVFGRLVSEPDPGYGTNVERSDAVEQLLRQADEYALDVASDDLPGLVSSIDEFYNVDIAEFDPRVPADDWSMTVTGTVENDVTVTFAELTDMPIEHRYVTLRCVGEDLNGRKMDTAVWTGTPIEPILDEADPDGACGCAMLRAEDGYFVQFPIDALEDAFLAWEMNGQPLPRSHGHPVRVLVPGHWGETNVKWLDEIELLDEEMDGYWEQRGWHGTGPVNTVAKLWDHVRLDDGRLEVAGHAYAGTRGIDRVEVSTDGGDTWADAELSQPLPGDDVWRQWRYVFEQEGKHEVVVRAIDGTGARQPEDRSKAFPSGATGWVSKTIAP, from the coding sequence ATGCACACGTCCCCGTCCCGTAGCGACGTAGTATTCGCCATCCTGGCCGGAATCACCGGCGTCGCCAGCTCGTTTGCGTTCACGGGGTATACGAGACGGTTCGTCGTCGCGCCCATCGACGCGCTCGTCGTTCGCGCGACGCCGGGAGCGATCGTCGCCTGGATGATTCAGAACGTCGGCGAGGAGGCCCACCTCTTGCACGTCGCGCTTTCGTTCGCCATCGCGATCGGGTTGCTCGCCGGCGCGGCCCTGATCGGTCTCCTGACCGCACGATGGCTCGATCGACCGATCGTCGGCGTCGGATTCGCGGGCGTCCTCGCCTGGGGAACGACCGCAGCGCTCACGACGGATCCGCTGGTCGCCGTCGCGGCGGCCGTTCCAGTGGCCGCGTTCTCCGGGATCGGCATCGGTTCGCGTACAGCAGACCGATTCGATCCCTCCCGGCGGCAAGTACTCGTCTCCGGGGCAGGTGTACTCGCGTTCGTCGGCCTCTCTGCCGTCTTCGGTCGCCTGGTGTCCGAACCCGACCCCGGCTACGGTACGAACGTGGAGCGAAGCGATGCCGTGGAACAATTGCTCCGGCAGGCCGACGAGTACGCCCTCGACGTCGCCAGCGACGACCTGCCCGGACTCGTCAGTTCGATCGACGAGTTCTACAACGTCGACATCGCGGAGTTCGATCCCCGCGTGCCGGCCGACGACTGGTCGATGACGGTCACCGGAACCGTCGAGAACGACGTGACGGTCACGTTCGCGGAGTTGACCGACATGCCGATCGAACACCGATACGTGACCTTGCGGTGCGTCGGCGAGGATCTGAACGGCCGGAAGATGGACACGGCCGTCTGGACCGGGACGCCGATCGAGCCGATCCTGGACGAGGCCGATCCCGACGGAGCGTGTGGCTGTGCGATGCTCCGGGCCGAAGACGGCTACTTCGTCCAGTTCCCGATCGACGCGCTCGAGGACGCGTTCCTCGCCTGGGAGATGAACGGACAGCCGCTCCCGCGGTCCCACGGCCATCCCGTGCGCGTCCTCGTTCCCGGCCACTGGGGGGAGACGAACGTCAAGTGGCTCGACGAAATCGAGTTGCTCGACGAGGAGATGGACGGCTACTGGGAACAGCGGGGATGGCACGGGACCGGGCCCGTAAACACCGTCGCCAAACTCTGGGACCACGTGCGCCTCGATGACGGCCGTCTCGAGGTCGCCGGCCACGCATACGCCGGGACGCGCGGCATCGATCGCGTGGAAGTGTCGACCGACGGGGGCGACACGTGGGCGGATGCCGAACTCTCGCAGCCGTTACCCGGAGACGACGTCTGGCGCCAGTGGCGATACGTCTTCGAGCAGGAGGGGAAACACGAGGTCGTCGTCCGGGCGATCGACGGTACCGGGGCGCGTCAGCCCGAAGACCGATCGAAGGCGTTCCCGAGCGGGGCGACGGGGTGGGTCTCGAAAACGATCGCCCCGTGA
- the surE gene encoding 5'/3'-nucleotidase SurE — MSDDLEILLTNDDGIRSTGIRALYDALSEHANVTVVAPASDRSACGRSISHAVDVHEHDLGYAVEGTPADCVVAGLAELGPFPDLVVAGCNEGANLGEYVLGRSGTISAAVEAAFFDVPAIATSLYVPADDETPYYEFDVTTDDFAEAARVTTFLAEHALDAGVFDHAAYLNVNVPLPDGDPAPIEITRPSKRYEMDAERNGDAVHLTDRVWESMDPESLPDPEGTDRRAVVEGRISVSPLTAPHATNHHEILEELAAAYRSQ; from the coding sequence ATGAGCGACGACCTCGAGATCCTGTTGACGAACGACGACGGGATCAGGAGTACTGGAATCCGGGCGCTGTACGACGCCCTGAGCGAGCACGCCAACGTGACCGTCGTCGCCCCGGCCAGCGACAGGAGCGCCTGCGGCCGATCGATCTCGCACGCGGTGGACGTCCACGAGCACGACCTGGGCTACGCGGTCGAGGGGACGCCCGCGGACTGCGTCGTCGCCGGACTGGCCGAACTCGGCCCCTTCCCCGACCTCGTCGTCGCGGGCTGTAACGAGGGGGCGAACCTGGGGGAGTACGTTCTCGGGCGATCGGGGACGATCAGCGCGGCCGTCGAGGCCGCCTTCTTCGACGTGCCCGCGATCGCGACCTCGCTGTACGTTCCCGCCGACGACGAGACGCCCTACTACGAGTTCGACGTCACGACCGACGACTTCGCCGAAGCGGCGCGCGTGACGACGTTCCTCGCCGAACACGCCCTCGACGCTGGCGTCTTCGACCACGCCGCCTATCTCAACGTCAACGTCCCGCTGCCGGACGGCGACCCGGCCCCGATCGAGATCACCCGCCCCTCGAAGCGCTACGAGATGGACGCCGAGCGAAACGGCGACGCCGTCCACCTCACGGACCGCGTCTGGGAGTCGATGGACCCCGAGTCGCTACCGGATCCCGAGGGGACCGATCGGCGGGCCGTCGTCGAGGGACGGATCAGCGTCTCCCCGCTGACGGCGCCTCACGCGACGAACCACCACGAGATCCTCGAAGAGCTCGCGGCGGCGTATCGGAGCCAGTGA
- a CDS encoding prephenate dehydrogenase/arogenate dehydrogenase family protein, translating into MEVLIVGAGSMGTWVGGAVDADVAFADVDPDAATAAADAVGGDVADLEGTDSYDIVCVAVPMAHAANAIASHADRAERAIFDVSGVMGPPLEAMARHAPALERASLHPLFAPERAPGSIAVVRDEPGPTTDAVLEALAARENDLVETTAAEHDEAMESVQAATHAAVLSFALAAESVPKGFETPIYADLRTLAETMTEGTPRVYADIQETFDGAQSVAEAAADVAAADADEFAALYREAATRWHPDDGTGTGDDSSAVTGGSTGGDDR; encoded by the coding sequence ATGGAGGTACTGATCGTCGGCGCGGGGTCGATGGGGACGTGGGTCGGGGGTGCCGTCGACGCCGATGTCGCGTTCGCCGACGTCGATCCCGACGCCGCGACCGCGGCAGCCGACGCCGTCGGCGGCGACGTCGCCGATCTCGAGGGGACCGACAGCTACGACATTGTCTGCGTCGCGGTGCCGATGGCCCACGCCGCCAACGCGATCGCGAGCCACGCCGATCGGGCCGAGCGGGCAATCTTCGACGTCTCCGGCGTGATGGGGCCGCCGCTCGAGGCGATGGCGCGACACGCCCCGGCGCTCGAGCGAGCGAGTCTGCACCCGCTCTTCGCCCCCGAACGGGCCCCGGGATCGATCGCCGTTGTCCGCGACGAACCCGGCCCGACCACGGACGCCGTGCTCGAGGCGCTCGCGGCCCGGGAGAACGACCTCGTCGAAACGACGGCGGCCGAACACGACGAGGCGATGGAGTCCGTGCAGGCGGCGACCCACGCCGCCGTGCTCTCCTTCGCCCTCGCGGCGGAGTCGGTTCCGAAGGGGTTCGAGACGCCGATCTACGCGGACCTGCGGACGCTCGCCGAAACGATGACCGAGGGGACGCCGCGCGTCTACGCGGACATCCAGGAGACGTTCGACGGTGCCCAATCCGTCGCCGAGGCCGCCGCCGACGTCGCCGCCGCCGACGCCGACGAATTCGCGGCGCTGTACCGGGAGGCGGCGACCCGGTGGCACCCCGACGACGGAACGGGCACGGGGGACGACTCGTCAGCGGTCACCGGCGGATCGACCGGGGGTGACGATCGGTGA
- a CDS encoding small ribosomal subunit Rsm22 family protein yields MSDQRDAIRSNAKYLRNVRPIDPEEICDYVEGNPHPAVVRQHLREDAPSLGLIERDDGTFVPVDEEPIAPHRGPVERFPADYETRLEDLLVDRYGVNWHEDGTGDLLRSTIRRFKERYLERQPVEYDDDVAAGYAIYHLPAYYAAVQYALDDLADRGLLDRNLRVLDVGAGVGGPALGLCDYLPDDALLDYHAIEPSAAADVLEELLAETGRNVHTAIHRTTAEAFDPTAVTDANAADGFDPTASDDGFDLVLACNVLSELDDPEAVAERYLELLAPDGTVLAMAPADRNTAIQLRDLERSLEGRPIDDGTGTVTVYGPTVRLWPGHTPSDRGWSFDVRPDLAVPSFQRKLDEAAPESDDDHAPGEFVNVDVQFAYSQLRLDGRRRIELDLDREEWARMSEMDRHVTNRIDLVAAKLSRSLSEGDANPLFKISDGSESIDHYAVLTKETSLNRALLEADYGAILAFERILALWNDDEEAYNLVVDEETIVDRIA; encoded by the coding sequence GTGAGCGACCAGCGCGATGCGATTCGATCGAACGCGAAGTACCTGCGCAACGTCCGCCCGATCGATCCGGAGGAGATCTGCGACTACGTCGAGGGGAATCCGCATCCGGCCGTCGTCCGCCAGCACCTTCGTGAGGACGCCCCCTCCCTCGGGCTGATCGAACGCGACGACGGGACGTTCGTCCCGGTCGACGAGGAACCGATCGCCCCCCATCGCGGTCCAGTCGAACGGTTCCCCGCCGATTACGAGACCCGACTCGAGGACCTGCTGGTCGATCGCTACGGCGTGAACTGGCACGAGGACGGCACGGGTGACCTGCTCCGATCGACGATCCGCCGGTTCAAGGAGCGCTACCTCGAGCGGCAGCCGGTCGAGTACGACGACGACGTCGCGGCGGGGTACGCGATCTACCACCTGCCGGCCTACTACGCGGCGGTGCAGTACGCGCTGGACGACCTGGCCGATCGGGGCCTGCTCGACCGGAACTTGCGCGTGCTCGACGTCGGGGCGGGCGTCGGCGGCCCCGCGCTCGGACTCTGTGACTACCTGCCTGACGATGCCCTGCTCGACTACCACGCGATCGAACCCAGCGCGGCAGCGGACGTCCTCGAGGAGTTGCTCGCCGAGACGGGCCGGAACGTCCACACGGCGATCCACCGGACGACCGCCGAGGCGTTCGACCCAACCGCGGTGACCGACGCGAACGCCGCCGACGGCTTCGACCCGACCGCATCCGACGACGGATTCGACCTCGTGCTGGCGTGTAACGTCCTGAGCGAACTCGACGACCCGGAGGCCGTCGCCGAGCGCTACCTCGAACTGCTCGCTCCGGACGGGACCGTCCTCGCGATGGCACCCGCGGACAGGAACACCGCGATCCAGTTGCGCGACCTCGAACGATCGCTGGAGGGGCGGCCGATCGACGACGGGACCGGTACCGTCACCGTCTACGGCCCCACGGTCCGGCTCTGGCCCGGCCACACCCCGTCCGATCGGGGCTGGTCGTTCGACGTCCGGCCGGACCTCGCCGTGCCGTCGTTCCAGCGCAAACTGGACGAGGCCGCGCCCGAGAGCGACGACGACCACGCCCCCGGCGAGTTCGTCAACGTCGACGTCCAGTTCGCCTACTCCCAGTTGCGACTGGACGGCCGACGGCGGATCGAACTCGACCTCGATCGCGAGGAGTGGGCGCGGATGTCCGAGATGGACCGCCACGTCACGAACCGGATCGATCTCGTCGCGGCGAAACTCAGTCGCTCGCTGAGCGAGGGCGACGCCAACCCCCTGTTCAAGATCAGCGACGGGAGCGAGTCGATCGACCACTACGCCGTCCTCACGAAGGAGACGTCGCTCAACCGGGCGCTGCTCGAGGCCGACTACGGCGCGATCCTGGCCTTCGAGCGGATCCTCGCCCTCTGGAACGACGACGAGGAGGCCTACAACCTCGTCGTCGACGAGGAGACGATCGTCGATCGGATCGCATAG
- a CDS encoding winged helix-turn-helix domain-containing protein, with the protein MEKALWYLLAGTRGGPNRTRIIRQLDDRPRNANQIAEELELDYNTVRHHLDMLVDHDVVEAGNEDYGALYFLTDRFERNRDAFERITDRVDTDRPNDDGSP; encoded by the coding sequence ATGGAGAAGGCGCTGTGGTACTTGCTGGCGGGAACGCGCGGCGGACCGAACCGGACGCGCATCATCCGCCAGCTCGACGATCGGCCACGGAACGCCAACCAGATCGCCGAGGAACTCGAACTCGACTACAACACCGTCCGTCACCACCTCGACATGCTCGTCGATCACGACGTGGTCGAAGCGGGAAACGAAGACTACGGCGCACTGTATTTCCTCACCGACCGATTCGAACGGAACCGCGACGCGTTCGAACGAATCACCGATCGCGTCGATACCGACCGCCCGAACGACGACGGATCACCGTAG
- a CDS encoding SDR family oxidoreductase, protein MTETKVAVVTAAGSGIGEACARRLDENGYVPVLLSRSGSAVEVANDLGGDGFEGSVTDPDDLAALVETTYERYGRIDAVVNNTGHPPSGDLLEISDEEWHEGLDLVLLNAVRMARLVTPIMEKQDRGAIVNISTFSAFEPSSEFPVSSVLRAGLGSFTKLYADQYAATGIRMNTVQPGFVDSYDVDVETRERIPMGRPAQTAEIADAVAYLLSSASSYITGQNIRVDGGLTASV, encoded by the coding sequence ATGACCGAGACGAAGGTCGCGGTAGTGACAGCGGCGGGAAGCGGTATCGGAGAAGCCTGTGCCCGGCGACTGGACGAGAACGGATACGTGCCGGTACTGTTGTCGCGGTCGGGAAGCGCCGTCGAGGTCGCGAACGACCTCGGTGGAGACGGGTTCGAAGGCTCGGTGACCGATCCCGACGACCTGGCAGCCCTCGTCGAGACGACGTACGAACGCTACGGACGTATCGACGCGGTGGTGAACAACACGGGTCACCCGCCGTCCGGCGACCTCCTCGAAATCTCCGACGAAGAGTGGCACGAGGGGCTGGACCTCGTCCTGTTGAACGCCGTCCGGATGGCCCGACTGGTCACGCCCATCATGGAAAAGCAAGATCGGGGGGCGATCGTGAACATCTCTACGTTCTCGGCGTTCGAACCGTCGAGCGAGTTCCCCGTGTCGTCGGTGCTTCGGGCTGGACTCGGGAGTTTCACCAAACTCTACGCCGACCAGTACGCAGCGACTGGAATCCGGATGAACACGGTTCAGCCCGGGTTCGTCGATAGCTACGACGTAGACGTGGAAACGAGGGAGCGAATCCCGATGGGACGACCGGCACAGACCGCAGAGATCGCGGATGCGGTCGCCTACCTGCTTTCATCTGCTTCGAGCTACATCACCGGTCAGAACATCCGCGTCGATGGTGGACTTACAGCGTCCGTCTAG